From Hymenobacter monticola, one genomic window encodes:
- a CDS encoding DUF6122 family protein yields MLHAFFHITVPGLYALSFHRPHWRRVWLVLAAALLLDLDHLWATPFYDPDRCSINFHTFHTYWAIGGYVLLLLPERTRIWAVGFLLHMVLDYTECWQRGIYLP; encoded by the coding sequence ATGCTGCACGCCTTTTTCCACATCACGGTACCGGGGCTGTACGCCCTGTCCTTCCACCGCCCCCACTGGCGGCGCGTATGGCTGGTGCTGGCCGCTGCTCTGCTGCTCGACCTGGACCACCTGTGGGCCACGCCCTTCTACGACCCGGACCGCTGTAGCATCAACTTCCACACTTTTCACACCTACTGGGCCATCGGCGGCTACGTGCTGCTGCTGCTGCCTGAGCGGACCCGCATCTGGGCCGTGGGCTTTCTGCTGCACATGGTGCTCGACTACACCGAGTGCTGGCAGCGCGGCATCTACCTGCCTTAA
- a CDS encoding YybH family protein, whose protein sequence is MKNLFALAVLTATLSLTAASAQAQTAPAASSAADEAAVKAVLTKYQQAVQKLDTTGTARLFTANSQVFESGGVEGTYRHYAEHHLGPELKEFSAFTFSDYKAAVQVDGPYAFATETYTYTINLKKGPQDKEAKAPIVRRGVATSVLRKNAAGQWQIMSTHSSARTPRVKK, encoded by the coding sequence ATGAAAAACCTCTTTGCCCTCGCGGTCCTGACCGCCACGCTTTCCCTCACCGCTGCCAGCGCCCAGGCCCAGACGGCTCCGGCCGCCAGCTCCGCCGCCGACGAGGCTGCCGTGAAAGCGGTGCTGACCAAGTACCAGCAGGCCGTGCAAAAGCTGGACACCACGGGCACCGCCCGCCTGTTCACGGCCAACTCTCAGGTGTTCGAGTCGGGCGGCGTGGAAGGCACCTACCGCCACTACGCCGAGCACCACCTGGGTCCCGAGCTCAAGGAGTTCAGCGCGTTCACCTTCAGCGATTACAAAGCTGCCGTGCAGGTAGACGGACCCTACGCATTTGCGACGGAAACCTATACCTACACCATCAACCTCAAGAAAGGCCCCCAGGACAAGGAAGCCAAAGCACCCATCGTGCGCCGCGGGGTGGCCACGTCCGTGCTGCGCAAAAACGCCGCCGGGCAGTGGCAAATCATGAGCACCCACTCCTCGGCCCGCACCCCCCGGGTCAAAAAATAA
- a CDS encoding efflux RND transporter permease subunit — translation MLDKIIRFALQNRLLMLAFAVGLIIAGSYTAGQLPVDVLPDLDRPRVTVFLEAPGMAPEEVEALVTLPVETALNGATGVSAVRSNSAIGLGMVFVEFDYGTDIFTARQIVSEKLQTTGEQLPEGITPVLGPISSVMGQIMLVGLSGGKETNAADLRTLANYTVRQRLLSIPGVAQVIPIGGDNLQYQVLLDMPRLNATGLTVNQVEEALRQSNLNTTGNFFDRQGSEVLIRNLGRLRSVGDIENIIVGYREQSPIRVADIAKVEFGARFKRGDGSVNGKPAVILSIEKQPGAATVGLTEAVEKALVELKPSLPKDVQVNTRLFKQSEFIKSSISNVEEALRDGAILVVIVLFAFLLNVRTTFISLVAIPLSLLVTALVFRAAGISINTMTLGGLAIAIGELVDDAIVDVENVYRRLRENKQKAHPQPVLKVIYAASSEVRNSIVYATIIVVLVFLPLFALEGMEGRIFAPLGIAYITSIVASLFVSLTVTPVLCYYLLPKMKQMDHPETDGGLVRWLKKKDTRLLGWGLQHPKAILGVTGALFVAAMALIPFFGTEFLPPFNEGSLTVNFSAPAGTSLTESNRLGSLGEQQMLKIPEVAYTARRTGRAELDEHAESVNNSEIEVAFKTEEELEKEGKTMRSRDEILADMREKLSLITGVNVNIGQPISHRLDHLLSGVRAQVAIKVFGNDLLELRRYANEVRTAAATVPGVVDLQVEKQVQIPQLLIRPRDEALRAYGMARGEVVRDLETLFQGAVVSQMLDGQKRFDLVVKLPEQQRNDIAAIGQTRIETPSGAMIPVSQVADIVYEPGPNTVNHENTQRRITISLNVAERDLGSTVKEIQAKVNAQVKLPPGYYLTYGGQFESQQSASQKIMWLSLFSLAGIFLVLFSHFKSSWMVGQIMLNIPLALIGSVVAVLLTGGTFSIASLVGFITLTGIASRNGIMMISHYIHLVEHEGEKFGIPMIIRGSLERLVPVLMTALVAALALVPLTLAKDAPGKEILYPVATVILGGLLSSTFLDIIVTPVVFWLVGEKALAQYFASHQETGLDDHPQELDAQPLTPASDRNPVLPTR, via the coding sequence ATGCTTGACAAGATAATTCGCTTTGCCCTGCAAAACCGCCTGCTGATGCTGGCCTTTGCCGTGGGCCTCATCATTGCCGGCTCCTACACGGCTGGCCAGCTGCCGGTGGATGTGCTGCCCGACCTGGACCGGCCCCGCGTAACGGTGTTTCTGGAAGCGCCCGGCATGGCCCCCGAAGAGGTGGAAGCCCTGGTGACGCTACCCGTAGAAACGGCCCTGAACGGGGCCACCGGCGTGTCGGCGGTGCGCTCCAACTCGGCCATCGGCCTGGGCATGGTGTTCGTGGAGTTTGACTACGGCACCGACATTTTCACCGCCCGCCAGATTGTGAGCGAGAAGCTGCAAACCACCGGCGAGCAGCTGCCCGAGGGCATCACGCCGGTGCTGGGCCCCATTTCCTCGGTTATGGGTCAGATTATGCTGGTGGGACTGTCGGGAGGGAAAGAAACGAACGCGGCCGATTTGCGCACGCTGGCGAACTACACCGTGCGCCAGCGCCTGCTCTCCATTCCGGGCGTGGCCCAGGTCATTCCCATTGGCGGCGACAACCTGCAGTACCAGGTGCTGCTGGACATGCCGCGCCTGAACGCCACGGGCCTCACGGTAAACCAGGTAGAGGAAGCCCTGCGCCAGTCCAACCTCAACACCACCGGCAACTTCTTCGACCGCCAGGGCTCGGAAGTCCTCATCCGTAACCTGGGCCGGCTGCGCTCGGTTGGGGACATCGAAAATATCATCGTCGGCTACCGCGAGCAGTCGCCTATCCGCGTGGCCGACATTGCCAAAGTAGAATTTGGTGCCCGCTTCAAGCGCGGCGACGGCAGCGTGAACGGTAAGCCGGCCGTAATTCTCAGCATCGAGAAGCAGCCCGGCGCCGCCACCGTGGGCCTGACCGAAGCGGTGGAGAAAGCCTTGGTAGAATTGAAGCCTTCGCTGCCCAAAGACGTGCAGGTCAACACGCGCCTGTTCAAGCAGTCGGAATTTATCAAGTCGTCGATTTCCAACGTCGAGGAAGCCCTGCGCGACGGCGCCATTCTCGTGGTCATCGTGCTGTTTGCCTTCCTGCTGAACGTGCGCACCACCTTCATTTCGCTGGTCGCCATTCCACTCTCGCTGCTAGTCACGGCCCTGGTGTTTAGGGCGGCGGGCATCAGCATCAACACGATGACGCTCGGCGGATTGGCCATTGCCATCGGTGAGCTAGTGGACGACGCCATCGTGGACGTGGAAAACGTGTACCGCCGCCTGCGTGAAAACAAGCAAAAGGCTCACCCGCAGCCGGTGCTCAAGGTCATCTATGCCGCCTCCTCTGAGGTGCGCAATTCCATCGTGTACGCCACCATCATCGTGGTGCTGGTGTTCCTGCCGCTGTTTGCTTTGGAGGGCATGGAAGGCCGCATTTTCGCGCCCTTGGGCATCGCCTACATCACCAGCATCGTGGCCTCGCTGTTCGTGTCGCTCACCGTCACGCCGGTGCTCTGCTACTATCTGCTGCCGAAGATGAAGCAGATGGACCACCCCGAAACCGACGGCGGGCTGGTGCGCTGGCTCAAGAAAAAGGACACCCGCCTGCTGGGTTGGGGCCTGCAGCACCCTAAGGCCATACTCGGGGTAACCGGGGCGCTGTTCGTGGCGGCGATGGCGCTGATTCCTTTCTTCGGCACCGAGTTTCTGCCGCCCTTCAACGAAGGCTCGCTCACGGTCAACTTCTCGGCCCCGGCTGGCACCTCCCTCACCGAATCCAACCGACTGGGCAGCCTGGGCGAGCAACAGATGCTCAAGATTCCGGAAGTGGCCTATACCGCCCGCCGCACCGGCCGCGCCGAGCTCGACGAGCACGCCGAATCGGTGAACAACTCGGAAATCGAGGTGGCCTTCAAGACCGAGGAGGAGCTGGAAAAGGAAGGCAAAACCATGCGCAGCCGCGACGAGATTTTGGCCGACATGCGCGAGAAATTGAGCCTGATTACGGGCGTCAACGTCAACATCGGCCAGCCCATTTCCCACCGCTTGGACCACCTCTTGTCGGGCGTACGGGCCCAGGTAGCCATCAAGGTATTCGGCAACGACCTGCTGGAGCTGCGCCGCTACGCCAACGAAGTGCGGACGGCCGCTGCAACCGTGCCCGGCGTGGTGGACCTGCAAGTCGAGAAGCAGGTGCAGATTCCGCAGCTGCTCATCCGGCCCCGCGATGAGGCCCTGCGCGCCTACGGCATGGCCCGGGGCGAAGTAGTGCGCGACCTGGAAACCCTGTTTCAGGGCGCCGTCGTCTCGCAGATGCTTGACGGACAGAAGCGCTTTGACTTAGTGGTGAAGCTGCCCGAGCAGCAGCGTAACGACATCGCCGCCATTGGGCAGACGCGCATCGAAACGCCTAGCGGCGCCATGATACCCGTGAGCCAGGTAGCTGATATTGTCTACGAGCCGGGTCCCAACACCGTCAACCACGAAAATACCCAGCGCCGCATCACCATCTCGCTGAACGTGGCCGAGCGCGACCTGGGCTCCACCGTCAAGGAGATTCAGGCCAAGGTAAATGCGCAGGTGAAGCTGCCGCCGGGTTACTACCTTACCTACGGCGGACAGTTCGAGAGCCAGCAGTCGGCTTCGCAGAAGATTATGTGGCTGAGCTTGTTTTCGCTGGCTGGCATCTTCCTGGTCTTATTCTCGCACTTCAAGTCCTCGTGGATGGTGGGCCAGATTATGCTCAACATCCCGCTGGCCCTCATCGGCTCGGTGGTGGCGGTGCTGCTCACGGGTGGCACGTTTAGCATTGCCTCGCTGGTAGGCTTCATCACGCTCACCGGCATTGCCTCGCGCAACGGCATCATGATGATTTCGCATTACATCCACCTCGTGGAGCACGAGGGCGAGAAGTTCGGCATTCCGATGATTATCCGCGGCTCCCTGGAACGCCTGGTGCCGGTGCTGATGACGGCCCTGGTGGCCGCCCTGGCCCTGGTGCCGCTCACCCTGGCCAAGGACGCGCCCGGCAAGGAAATCCTGTATCCGGTGGCCACCGTGATTCTGGGCGGCCTGCTCAGCTCCACCTTCCTCGACATCATCGTGACGCCCGTGGTGTTCTGGCTGGTGGGCGAAAAGGCCCTGGCCCAATACTTCGCTTCTCACCAGGAAACGGGCCTGGACGACCACCCCCAAGAGCTCGACGCGCAGCCGCTTACGCCGGCTTCGGACCGGAATCCGGTGCTGCCCACCCGCTAG
- a CDS encoding helix-turn-helix domain-containing protein, producing MPNRPDSAPPTTVLYIKHMVCARGIRVVRQELEGLGLQVLDVRLGAATVAGAAEELDWPRLRATLEAARFALLETFHQTLVERVSVAVNRLLREPGESLRHRAFGAAVARELGLTHGQLSAAFARLVGDKTLAAYILSQRLAYAQELLLSSSLSVGLIARRLGYASLAHFSGQFRRLARCSPSAYRRLLRAEMVSVVKDEAPNHAREKD from the coding sequence ATGCCTAATCGCCCCGATTCTGCTCCGCCCACTACTGTGCTTTACATCAAGCACATGGTCTGCGCGCGCGGTATCCGGGTGGTGCGGCAGGAGCTGGAAGGTTTGGGATTGCAGGTGCTCGACGTGCGCCTGGGCGCCGCCACGGTGGCGGGCGCGGCCGAAGAGCTGGACTGGCCCCGCCTGCGGGCCACGCTCGAAGCGGCTCGGTTTGCCTTACTCGAAACCTTTCACCAGACCCTGGTGGAACGGGTGAGCGTGGCGGTAAACCGTTTGCTGCGCGAGCCCGGCGAAAGCCTGCGGCACCGGGCTTTCGGGGCGGCGGTGGCCCGGGAGTTGGGCCTGACCCACGGGCAGCTGAGTGCGGCCTTTGCCCGCCTGGTGGGTGACAAGACGCTGGCGGCCTACATTCTAAGTCAACGGCTGGCTTATGCCCAGGAGCTGCTGCTTTCTTCTTCCCTGAGCGTGGGCCTCATTGCCCGGCGCCTGGGGTACGCCAGCCTGGCACACTTCTCCGGCCAGTTCCGGCGCCTGGCCCGCTGTTCGCCTTCCGCGTATCGCCGGCTGCTGCGCGCCGAAATGGTTTCGGTTGTGAAAGACGAGGCCCCAAATCATGCAAGGGAAAAAGATTAA
- a CDS encoding four-helix bundle copper-binding protein — translation MHTQNQSLLDALNACIAACEHCATACLQEDNVKMMARCVLLDRDCADVCALTARLVARGSEHAAHLLRECAEICKACADECEKHGAHSEHCRACAEACRRCEQACRQGIAA, via the coding sequence ATGCATACCCAAAACCAAAGCCTGCTCGACGCCCTCAACGCCTGCATCGCCGCCTGTGAGCATTGCGCTACGGCCTGCCTGCAGGAAGACAATGTGAAGATGATGGCCCGCTGCGTCCTGTTGGACCGCGACTGCGCCGACGTGTGTGCCCTCACCGCCCGCCTCGTGGCCCGCGGCTCGGAGCACGCCGCCCATCTGCTACGCGAGTGCGCTGAAATCTGCAAGGCCTGCGCCGACGAATGCGAAAAGCACGGTGCCCACTCCGAGCACTGCCGCGCATGCGCTGAGGCTTGTCGCCGCTGCGAGCAGGCCTGCCGTCAGGGCATTGCCGCTTAA